A region from the Acyrthosiphon pisum isolate AL4f chromosome A1, pea_aphid_22Mar2018_4r6ur, whole genome shotgun sequence genome encodes:
- the LOC100162257 gene encoding PIN2/TERF1-interacting telomerase inhibitor 1 has translation MALAEPRKRRKNPMHSINLSAQNHWTNDDSKFGQRMLEKFGWSKGSGLGKNKQGISENIRVEHKVHPTGLGFIANNADDWFKAGEEYSRLLSQLTEKFDQYQELSESNGDTTSKKSLVQNSLNSKSRVHYHKFTKGKDLTQYKKDELTCILGKGVKDDGEILNGLNMEEYFKSKKERLKLKTDKHDTSTSVEYDLTYNDDNNMQEEITVGEETEAQSKEPEINTTLLKKKKRRAKQLKDTEIVMPIYDDIHVELKKKKKKMKELICEKIDDVELSKKKTKKNKLPINEDLDNNISEENINKTLEENDANQQDSELVLTHKYQKLVDLLIENSSAGSKYCKDSTSPLFQEKIKEFADSVTHQYLTTVGSTEINPSSKKETTTLKPIILNPDDKNFIKDFEEQKSQALEMISKRQQLAKYVNEKSMFIANHGDVLFFGSNINDIKGYGEW, from the exons ATGGCTCTGGCAGAACCTAGAAAACGAAGGAAAAACCCTATGCATAGCATTAATTTGTCGGCCCAAAATCACTGGACAAatg ATGATTCAAAATTTGGTCAGCGTATGCTTGAAAAATTTGGCTGGTCTAAAGGATCTGGTCTTGGCAAAAATAAACAAGGAATATCAGAAAACATAAGAGTTGAACATAAGGTGCACCCTACag gaCTAGGATTTATAGCAAATAATGCAGATGATTGGTTCAAAGCTGGCGAAGAATATTCTCGTTTATTATCACAATTAACAGAAAAGTTTGACCAGTACCAAGAATTATCAGAATCAAATGGAGATACAACTTCTAAAAAATCACTTGTTCAaaattcattgaattcaaaatcaaGAGTTCA TTACCACAAATTCACCAAGGGGAAAGACTTAACACAATACAAAAAAGATGAATTGACATGTATACTAGGAAAAGGTGTTAAAGATGATGGTGAAATCTTAAATGGTTTAAATAtggaagaatattttaaatccaaaaaagaacgtttaaaactaaaaacagatAAACATGATACATCAACAAGTGTTGAATATGATTTGACTTAtaatgatgacaataatatgcAAGAAGAAATTACTGTCGGAGAAGAAACAGAAGCCCAAAGTAAAGAACCTGAAATAAATACAAcgctactaaaaaaaaagaaacgcaGAGCCAAACAGCTGAAAGATACAGAAATTGTTATGCCAATTTATGATGACATTCATGTTGAgttaaagaaaaagaaaaagaaaatgaaagAACTCATTTGTGAAAAAATTGATGACGTcgaattgtcaaaaaaaaaaactaagaaaaacaaattacccATAAATGAggatttagataataatatatcagaagAAAACATCAACAAAACATTAGAAGAAAATGATGCCAATCAACAAGATTCGGAGTTAGTTTTGacacataaatatcaaaaattggttGATCTCTTGATAGAGAACAGTTCAGCTggtagtaaatattgtaaagatTCGACAAGTCCTTTGTTCCAGGAGAAAATAAAAGAGTTTGCAGACAGTGTTACACACCAATACTTGACCACAGTTGGTTCTACTGAAATAAATCCATCATCAAAAAAAGAAACAACAACTCTTAAACCAATAATTTTGAATCCGGACGACAAAAATTTCATTAAAGACTTTGAAGAACAGAAATCTCAAGCTCTTGAAATGATATCTAAACGTCAACAATTGGCGAAATATGTAAATGAAAAATCTATGTTTATTGCCAATCATGGAGATGTGTTATTTTTTGGTAGTAACATAAATGATATCAAAGGCTATGGtgaatggtaa
- the LOC100160215 gene encoding 40S ribosomal protein S5 (The RefSeq protein has 3 substitutions compared to this genomic sequence) produces the protein MADEDWGDVGATMNVDSAPTQIAAELPEVKLFGRWSCDDVEVSDMSLQDYIAVKEKYAKYVPHSAGRYAAKRFRKAQCPIVERLTNSLMMHGRNNGKKLMAVRIVKHAFEIIYLLSGENPLQVLVKAIINSGPREDSTRIGRAGTVRRQAVDVSPLRRVNQAIWLLCTGSREAAFRNIKTIAECLADELINAAKGSLNFYAIKKKDELERVAKFNR, from the exons ATGGCTGACGAAGATTGGGGAGATGTGGGAGCTACAATGAATGTAGATTCAGCGCCAACACAAATTGCAGCTGAATTACCAGAAGTGAAATTATTTGGCAGATGGAGTTGTGACGATGTTGAAGTTTCTGATATGTCTTTGCAA GATTACATTGCTGTCAAAGAGAAGTACGCCAAATATGTTCCTCACTCTGCTGGTCGTTATGCTGCTAAACGTTTCCGTAAGGCTCAATGCCCTATCGTTGAACGTTTGACCAACTCTTTGATGATGCACGGACGTAATAACGGAAAGAAACTGATGGCCGTCCGCATTGTTAAACACGCTTTTGAAATTATCTACCTGTTATCTGGTGAAAACCCATTGCAAGTGCTTGTCAAAGCCATCATTAACAGTGGACCCAGAGAAGACTCCACACGTATTGGTAGGGCTGGTACAGTCAGGCGTCAAGCTGTTGATGTTTCCCCATTGAGACGTGTTAACCAAGCCATTTGGTTGTTGTGTACGGGATCCCGAGAAGCTGCGTTTAGAAATATCAAGACAATTGCTGAATGTTTAGCTGATGAATTGATCAATGCTGCCAAG ggATCATCGAATTCTTATGCTATCAAGAAGAAAGACGAACTCGAACGTGTGGCCAAGTCTAATCGTTAA
- the LOC100160215 gene encoding 40S ribosomal protein S5 isoform X1 — MADEDWGDVGATMNVDSAPTQIAAELPEVKLFGRWSCDDVEVSDMSLQDYIAVKEKYAKYVPHSAGRYAAKRFRKAQCPIVERLTNSLMMHGRNNGKKLMAVRIVKHAFEIIYLLSGENPLQVLVKAIINSGPREDSTRIGRAGTVRRQAVDVSPLRRVNQAIWLLCTGSREAAFRNIKTIAECLADELINAAKGSSNSYAIKKKDELERVAKSNR, encoded by the exons ATGGCTGACGAAGATTGGGGAGATGTGGGAGCTACAATGAATGTAGATTCAGCGCCAACACAAATTGCAGCTGAATTACCAGAAGTGAAATTATTTGGCAGATGGAGTTGTGACGATGTTGAAGTTTCTGATATGTCTTTGCAA GATTACATTGCTGTCAAAGAGAAGTACGCCAAATATGTTCCTCACTCTGCTGGTCGTTATGCTGCTAAACGTTTCCGTAAGGCTCAATGCCCTATCGTTGAACGTTTGACCAACTCTTTGATGATGCACGGACGTAATAACGGAAAGAAACTGATGGCCGTCCGCATTGTTAAACACGCTTTTGAAATTATCTACCTGTTATCTGGTGAAAACCCATTGCAAGTGCTTGTCAAAGCCATCATTAACAGTGGACCCAGAGAAGACTCCACACGTATTGGTAGGGCTGGTACAGTCAGGCGTCAAGCTGTTGATGTTTCCCCATTGAGACGTGTTAACCAAGCCATTTGGTTGTTGTGTACGGGATCCCGAGAAGCTGCGTTTAGAAATATCAAGACAATTGCTGAATGTTTAGCTGATGAATTGATCAATGCTGCCAAG ggATCATCGAATTCTTATGCTATCAAGAAGAAAGACGAACTCGAACGTGTGGCCAAGTCTAATCGTTAA
- the LOC100167015 gene encoding broad-complex core protein isoforms 1/2/3/4/5 isoform X1, producing MADQRFCLRWNNHQPNLVNVMTGLLNSEMFVDATIAAEGRKIQVHKVVLSACSSYFQMLFNETPCQHPIIIIKDMSYNHLKTLIEFMYYGEVNISQDQLPIILKAAESLQIKGLTEKTMFPFATTRHAETEYSLLSPSAKRKKMHLMKTSSDKSEHNSSIEDISVTEQDNMSTRSQPTSQGQETSKPISSVSKQSSTDNHTTIVHHKPEVNKRIRTLVRQPHIKINDNDMSTDTSMVINETNDESEPVIRVLERQCSEPNPSSTNTLAVPKPTIVKQISQPSELSPTARGFFNDELPTSASQVNTNDSYNGSTRSDHCPLLRSGPALGCSFCWNTIDTRGRFLRRKTKYHCPECNINLCLVPCFQEFHEKQIQTKSTDVPTTDHPRTQKVTDDTAV from the exons ATGGCCGATCAGAGGTTCTGTTTGCGGTGGAACAACCACCAGCCTAACCTGGTGAACGTCATGACGGGCCTGTTGAACAGTGAGATGTTCGTGGACGCCACCATTGCCGCCGAAGGCCGGAAAATACAAGTGCACAAAGTCGTGTTGTCTGCATGCAGCAGCTATTTTCAA aTGCTTTTCAATGAAACACCTTGTCAACATCCAATAATCATCATCAAGGACATGtcttataatcatttaaaaacattaattgagTTTATGTATTATGGTGAAGTTAACATCTCTCAAGATCAACtcccaataattttaaaa GCAGCTGAAAGCTTACAAATAAAAGGGTTGACAGAGAAAACTATGTTTCCGTTTGCTACAACACGACATGCAGAAACTGAGTATAGTTTGTTGTCACCCTCggcaaaacgaaaaaaaatgcaTCTCATGAAGACATCCAGTGATAAATCTGAACACAACAGTTCTATCGAAGATATATCAGTAACCGAACAAGATAATATGTCAACT agATCTCAACCTACATCACAAGGACAAGAAACATCAAAACCTATTAGTAGTGTAAGCAAACAATCGTCCACAGATAATCATACAACAATCGTTCACCACAAACCTGAAG ttAATAAACGAATTAGGACTCTAGTACGTCAACCCcatataaaaatcaatgataatGACATGAGTACAGATACATCAATGGTAATAAACGAAACAAATGATGAATCTGAACCTGTAATCCGAGTGCTCGAGAGGCAGTGTTCAGAGCCAAATCCATCGTCGACCAACACACTAGCTGTTCCTAAACCAACTATAGTCAAACAAATTTCTCAGCCATCCGAACTTAGTCCAACAGCCAGAGGGTTCTTCAATGACGAACTGCCCACTAGTGCATCACAG GTAAACACAAACGATTCTTATAATGGATCAACACGATCTGACCACTGCCCGTTGTTACGTTCAGGACCAGCACTTGGATGCAGTTTCTGTTGGAACACAATAGATACCCGTGGAAGGTTCTTGAGACGCAAAACCAAATATCACTGCCCTGAATGCAATATAAACCTTTGCCTGGTTCCTTGTTTTCAg GAGTTTCACGAAAAACAAATTCAGACAAAATCCACTGATGTTCCTACAACAGATCATCCTCGAACTCAAAAGGTGACCGACGACACAGCGGTATAA
- the LOC100167015 gene encoding transcription factor GAGA isoform X3 — protein sequence MLFNETPCQHPIIIIKDMSYNHLKTLIEFMYYGEVNISQDQLPIILKAAESLQIKGLTEKTMFPFATTRHAETEYSLLSPSAKRKKMHLMKTSSDKSEHNSSIEDISVTEQDNMSTRSQPTSQGQETSKPISSVSKQSSTDNHTTIVHHKPEVNKRIRTLVRQPHIKINDNDMSTDTSMVINETNDESEPVIRVLERQCSEPNPSSTNTLAVPKPTIVKQISQPSELSPTARGFFNDELPTSASQVNTNDSYNGSTRSDHCPLLRSGPALGCSFCWNTIDTRGRFLRRKTKYHCPECNINLCLVPCFQEFHEKQIQTKSTDVPTTDHPRTQKVTDDTAV from the exons aTGCTTTTCAATGAAACACCTTGTCAACATCCAATAATCATCATCAAGGACATGtcttataatcatttaaaaacattaattgagTTTATGTATTATGGTGAAGTTAACATCTCTCAAGATCAACtcccaataattttaaaa GCAGCTGAAAGCTTACAAATAAAAGGGTTGACAGAGAAAACTATGTTTCCGTTTGCTACAACACGACATGCAGAAACTGAGTATAGTTTGTTGTCACCCTCggcaaaacgaaaaaaaatgcaTCTCATGAAGACATCCAGTGATAAATCTGAACACAACAGTTCTATCGAAGATATATCAGTAACCGAACAAGATAATATGTCAACT agATCTCAACCTACATCACAAGGACAAGAAACATCAAAACCTATTAGTAGTGTAAGCAAACAATCGTCCACAGATAATCATACAACAATCGTTCACCACAAACCTGAAG ttAATAAACGAATTAGGACTCTAGTACGTCAACCCcatataaaaatcaatgataatGACATGAGTACAGATACATCAATGGTAATAAACGAAACAAATGATGAATCTGAACCTGTAATCCGAGTGCTCGAGAGGCAGTGTTCAGAGCCAAATCCATCGTCGACCAACACACTAGCTGTTCCTAAACCAACTATAGTCAAACAAATTTCTCAGCCATCCGAACTTAGTCCAACAGCCAGAGGGTTCTTCAATGACGAACTGCCCACTAGTGCATCACAG GTAAACACAAACGATTCTTATAATGGATCAACACGATCTGACCACTGCCCGTTGTTACGTTCAGGACCAGCACTTGGATGCAGTTTCTGTTGGAACACAATAGATACCCGTGGAAGGTTCTTGAGACGCAAAACCAAATATCACTGCCCTGAATGCAATATAAACCTTTGCCTGGTTCCTTGTTTTCAg GAGTTTCACGAAAAACAAATTCAGACAAAATCCACTGATGTTCCTACAACAGATCATCCTCGAACTCAAAAGGTGACCGACGACACAGCGGTATAA
- the LOC100167015 gene encoding sex determination protein fruitless isoform X2 — MADQRFCLRWNNHQPNLVNVMTGLLNSEMFVDATIAAEGRKIQVHKVVLSACSSYFQMLFNETPCQHPIIIIKDMSYNHLKTLIEFMYYGEVNISQDQLPIILKAAESLQIKGLTEKTMFPFATTRHAETEYSLLSPSAKRKKMHLMKTSSDKSEHNSSIEDISVTEQDNMSTRSQPTSQGQETSKPISSVSKQSSTDNHTTIVHHKPEGWSFLEQLSDCPPHSVYAIPKAKAVSKPENKVRKKREPGIRESDRFKEALEAVRVGRMGFCRAAQEYGINNRTLWLEYKKKGYPVHRKGQSSSSIPVPSPASSINGQSSEQVYQAPLYEPSTSQTSAVDHPAYVSQMYSQPLTVINPCYYSSPAPSIFSTDNHT; from the exons ATGGCCGATCAGAGGTTCTGTTTGCGGTGGAACAACCACCAGCCTAACCTGGTGAACGTCATGACGGGCCTGTTGAACAGTGAGATGTTCGTGGACGCCACCATTGCCGCCGAAGGCCGGAAAATACAAGTGCACAAAGTCGTGTTGTCTGCATGCAGCAGCTATTTTCAA aTGCTTTTCAATGAAACACCTTGTCAACATCCAATAATCATCATCAAGGACATGtcttataatcatttaaaaacattaattgagTTTATGTATTATGGTGAAGTTAACATCTCTCAAGATCAACtcccaataattttaaaa GCAGCTGAAAGCTTACAAATAAAAGGGTTGACAGAGAAAACTATGTTTCCGTTTGCTACAACACGACATGCAGAAACTGAGTATAGTTTGTTGTCACCCTCggcaaaacgaaaaaaaatgcaTCTCATGAAGACATCCAGTGATAAATCTGAACACAACAGTTCTATCGAAGATATATCAGTAACCGAACAAGATAATATGTCAACT agATCTCAACCTACATCACAAGGACAAGAAACATCAAAACCTATTAGTAGTGTAAGCAAACAATCGTCCACAGATAATCATACAACAATCGTTCACCACAAACCTGAAG GTTGGTCGTTTTTGGAGCAGCTCTCTGATTGCCCGCCTCACAGTGTCTACGCCATACCCAAAGCCAAAGCAGTATCCAAACCAGAGAATAAAGTACGCAAAAAACGAGAACCCGGTATACGGGAGAGTGATCGTTTTAAAGAAGCTCTTGAAGCTGTACGTGTGGGCCGTATGGGATTTTGTCGTGCTGCTCAAGAGTATGGTATAAATAACCGTACCTTGTGGCTcgagtacaaaaaaaaaggttatccCGTTCATCGAAAAGGTCAGTCTTCCTCATCTATTCCAGTACCCTCGCCAGCATCATCAATCAATGGTCAATCATCCGAGCAAGTGTATCAAGCGCCACTATACGAACCTTCAACATCTCAAACTTCGGCAGTTGATCATCCTGCTTATGTTTCACAAATGTATTCGCAACCTCTGACAGTGATTAACCCATGCTATTATTCTTCACCCGCACCTTCAATATTTTCAACGGACAACCATACATAA